A single Endozoicomonas sp. NE40 DNA region contains:
- a CDS encoding GMP reductase: protein MRVEADIKLGFKDVLFKPKRSTLKSRSQVSLERTFRFVHTDTEWTGVPVIAANMDTVGTFNMALALAEHKMLTAVHKHYTVEEWKAFLADAPEGIQEHIMVSSGTSDSDFEKVNEILALDSKLRFICIDVANGYSEHFVSYVTRVRKAHPDKVIIAGNVVTGEMVEELILKGADIVKVGIGPGSVCTTRVKTGVGYPQLSATVECADAAHGVGGQIISDGGCTCAGDVSKAFGGGADFVMIGGMFAGHDESGGELVEEDGKKFRLFYGMSSDTAMDKHSGGVAKYRASEGKTVKVPYRGPVVETVQDILGGVRSTCTYVGAAKLKELTKRTTFIRVQEQENRIFN from the coding sequence ATGCGCGTTGAAGCTGATATCAAGCTGGGCTTTAAAGATGTACTGTTCAAGCCTAAGCGTTCCACTCTGAAGAGCCGTTCCCAGGTAAGCCTGGAGCGAACCTTCCGCTTTGTACACACCGATACAGAATGGACTGGTGTTCCTGTTATCGCTGCCAACATGGACACAGTTGGTACCTTCAATATGGCTCTGGCTCTGGCCGAGCACAAAATGCTGACTGCAGTGCATAAGCACTACACCGTTGAAGAATGGAAAGCGTTCCTGGCTGACGCCCCTGAAGGCATTCAGGAGCACATCATGGTCAGCTCAGGCACCTCTGACAGTGATTTCGAAAAAGTGAACGAAATCCTGGCACTGGACAGCAAGCTGCGTTTCATCTGCATCGACGTAGCCAACGGCTACTCCGAACACTTTGTATCCTACGTAACCCGCGTACGTAAGGCTCACCCTGACAAAGTCATCATCGCTGGTAACGTAGTGACCGGTGAAATGGTTGAAGAACTGATCCTGAAAGGCGCTGACATTGTAAAAGTTGGCATCGGTCCGGGTTCCGTATGTACCACCCGTGTTAAAACCGGCGTTGGCTACCCTCAGCTGTCTGCTACTGTTGAATGCGCAGATGCCGCTCACGGTGTTGGCGGCCAGATCATCTCTGATGGCGGCTGCACCTGTGCAGGCGACGTATCCAAAGCCTTTGGCGGCGGTGCCGATTTCGTAATGATCGGCGGCATGTTTGCCGGTCACGACGAGTCCGGCGGCGAGCTGGTAGAAGAAGACGGCAAGAAATTCCGACTGTTCTACGGCATGAGCTCCGACACTGCCATGGACAAGCACTCTGGCGGTGTTGCCAAGTACCGTGCTTCCGAAGGTAAAACCGTTAAAGTACCTTACCGTGGTCCAGTGGTTGAAACCGTACAGGACATCCTGGGCGGCGTTCGCTCCACCTGCACCTACGTGGGTGCTGCAAAGCTGAAAGAACTGACTAAGCGTACTACGTTTATTCGGGTTCAGGAGCAGGAAAACCGCATTTTCAACTAA
- the udk gene encoding uridine kinase, whose translation MKQKTILVGVAGASASGKSLLANTLIEELQSEHLCIISEDSYYKDQTHLTMEERVRTNYDHPDSMDHELMLDHMNQLKAGKAVDVPMYDYSIHNRKEECRHVLPARVVIIEGILLFTRPDIREAFDLRFYMDTPLDICLIRRLKRDIVERGRDVDSVIKQYLETVRPMFLQFIEPARQHAHLIIPHGGKNRIAIDLIKTKIRDLID comes from the coding sequence ATGAAACAGAAAACCATCCTTGTCGGTGTTGCTGGTGCTTCTGCATCGGGTAAAAGTCTGCTGGCGAACACCCTGATCGAAGAGTTGCAGTCAGAGCATCTGTGTATTATCTCAGAAGATTCCTACTACAAGGATCAGACTCATCTAACCATGGAAGAGCGTGTTCGCACCAATTACGACCACCCGGACTCCATGGATCATGAACTGATGCTGGATCACATGAATCAGCTTAAAGCAGGCAAGGCGGTCGACGTTCCCATGTACGACTACTCAATCCACAATCGTAAAGAAGAGTGCCGTCATGTATTGCCTGCCCGCGTGGTGATTATTGAAGGTATTCTGTTGTTTACCCGTCCGGACATTCGTGAAGCATTCGATTTGCGCTTTTATATGGACACCCCTCTGGACATCTGCCTGATTCGTCGTTTGAAACGCGATATTGTAGAGCGCGGGCGCGATGTTGATTCCGTGATCAAACAGTACCTTGAAACCGTACGCCCAATGTTCCTGCAGTTTATTGAACCCGCCCGTCAGCACGCTCACCTGATCATTCCACACGGCGGCAAAAACCGTATTGCCATTGATCTGATCAAAACCAAAATCCGCGATCTGATCGATTAA
- the yciA gene encoding acyl-CoA thioester hydrolase YciA, translating to MHEPRGELVLRTLAMPADTNANGDIFGGWILSQMDLAGGMAAKQRAHSRISTVAIESMSFHQAVKVGDVVCCYAEFMHIGTTSMRIKLEVWSMKMPFNQKRVKVTEGIFTYVAIDDDGKPHPVDRHHS from the coding sequence ATGCATGAGCCCCGAGGTGAGCTGGTTCTTCGCACTCTGGCAATGCCTGCCGACACTAACGCCAATGGTGACATTTTCGGTGGCTGGATACTGTCGCAGATGGACCTGGCTGGCGGCATGGCTGCCAAACAGCGCGCTCACAGTCGAATATCAACCGTAGCCATAGAATCCATGTCCTTTCACCAGGCGGTCAAAGTAGGTGATGTTGTCTGCTGTTACGCCGAGTTCATGCACATTGGCACAACGTCCATGCGTATTAAACTGGAAGTATGGAGTATGAAGATGCCATTCAACCAGAAACGGGTCAAAGTCACAGAAGGCATTTTCACCTATGTTGCTATAGACGACGATGGAAAACCTCACCCTGTCGATCGTCACCATAGCTGA
- a CDS encoding class I SAM-dependent methyltransferase: MGFDSLVNTSQLVMRNAQWLESDNMLLVGMPADNLASVLLEEGVATRVSGLTRDYAVYRRIRSVWARNERLNLEFAPVVSKTEQRFDGVILFLQKSKPLMDYWLDMLLPLLTKDGCIWLVGENGEGIKSWRKRLKNTFESVKNLDNARHCGLLEGAAPVSIEAFDWQKAFTEFEIPVAGQRLSIQSLPGVFSHGRLDVGTQVLLDTFDMMPSGKVLDFGCGAGVISAYLAQVKDGNDYTLVDCDALALASSEHSLQQLGVERFKTVASDGLSDVEGSFDFIVSNPPFHQGVKTHYAVTEQFLAESPQRLNKGGELRIVANSFLRYEPIIVKAFGHCKTLVTRNGFSVYQAIKR, from the coding sequence ATGGGATTTGATTCTCTCGTCAATACCAGCCAGCTGGTGATGCGCAACGCCCAGTGGCTGGAAAGCGACAATATGCTGCTGGTGGGTATGCCTGCTGATAATCTGGCCAGTGTTTTGCTGGAAGAGGGAGTTGCTACCAGAGTATCCGGTCTGACCCGGGATTATGCCGTTTACCGGCGTATCCGGTCTGTCTGGGCGCGTAATGAGCGGCTGAATCTGGAGTTTGCGCCGGTTGTTTCGAAAACTGAGCAACGCTTTGACGGTGTCATTCTGTTTCTGCAGAAGAGCAAGCCTTTAATGGATTACTGGCTGGACATGCTATTGCCGTTGCTGACAAAAGACGGCTGTATCTGGCTGGTGGGAGAAAACGGCGAGGGGATCAAGTCCTGGAGAAAGCGTCTTAAGAATACGTTTGAGTCGGTCAAAAACCTTGATAATGCCCGGCACTGCGGTTTGCTGGAAGGTGCTGCGCCTGTCAGCATTGAAGCATTTGACTGGCAGAAGGCCTTTACGGAATTTGAGATTCCGGTGGCAGGCCAACGATTGTCCATACAGTCTCTGCCAGGTGTTTTCAGCCATGGTCGACTGGATGTGGGGACTCAGGTGCTGCTCGATACGTTTGATATGATGCCTTCCGGGAAAGTGCTGGATTTTGGTTGCGGTGCTGGCGTTATTTCTGCTTATTTAGCCCAGGTGAAGGATGGGAATGACTATACCCTGGTGGACTGCGACGCTCTGGCACTGGCCAGTTCGGAGCACTCGCTGCAACAGCTTGGTGTTGAGCGGTTTAAAACCGTTGCCAGTGATGGCCTGTCGGATGTTGAAGGAAGTTTTGACTTTATTGTTTCAAACCCGCCTTTCCACCAGGGTGTGAAGACCCATTATGCAGTCACAGAACAGTTTCTGGCAGAATCGCCACAACGCCTGAATAAAGGTGGGGAGCTGAGAATTGTGGCAAACAGTTTCCTGCGTTATGAACCCATTATTGTTAAAGCCTTTGGTCATTGTAAAACACTGGTGACCCGTAATGGCTTCAGTGTTTATCAGGCCATTAAGCGTTAA
- a CDS encoding tRNA1(Val) (adenine(37)-N6)-methyltransferase: MARKSNTYFQFKQFRVDQDQCAMKVTMDACLFGALVDVEESQRILDIGTGTGLLSLMAAQRSSAHIDAVELDDDAARQARQNVAQSPWSDRITVTQSAIQQFFGAPDGYDTIICNPPFFENSLKAANDKRTMARHTESLSFSDLVQATSRLLHKKWYCMDNSTGKVVSVFYWCCRGYKQSERVIYNSTAAVPQSSRPPIHHYAEQKQVIQKFCPSG, from the coding sequence ATGGCGAGAAAATCGAACACCTATTTCCAGTTCAAACAGTTCCGGGTAGATCAGGACCAGTGCGCCATGAAGGTCACCATGGATGCCTGCCTGTTTGGCGCATTGGTGGATGTTGAAGAGAGCCAGCGCATTCTGGATATTGGCACAGGAACAGGACTGTTAAGCCTGATGGCGGCACAGCGCAGCTCTGCTCATATTGATGCCGTTGAGCTGGATGACGATGCTGCTCGTCAGGCAAGACAGAACGTTGCTCAAAGCCCATGGTCTGACCGAATAACGGTTACTCAGTCCGCTATTCAACAATTTTTCGGCGCACCTGATGGCTATGACACAATCATCTGCAATCCGCCTTTTTTTGAGAACTCGCTGAAAGCAGCTAATGATAAGCGTACAATGGCCCGGCATACCGAAAGCCTTAGTTTTTCAGACCTTGTTCAGGCCACTTCCCGGCTTCTGCACAAAAAATGGTACTGCATGGATAATTCTACCGGTAAAGTCGTCTCTGTCTTTTATTGGTGTTGTAGAGGCTACAAACAGTCTGAACGTGTCATCTATAACAGCACTGCGGCCGTCCCCCAGTCATCCCGACCACCGATACATCATTACGCTGAACAAAAACAAGTCATCCAAAAATTCTGCCCGAGTGGATAA
- a CDS encoding DMT family transporter — protein MTSQSKACSYALATALLWSTIATAFKLTLDYLDPWQLVFWSVLTSTLLLGSIVLLQKKGKLLIRQARESFWLYAFLGILNPFLYHIFLFGAYELLPAQQAQALNYSWPVALSLLAVPFLGKVLSRKDVFCCLVAYLGVLIISTRGQLQSLDFGSPLGVVLALASTLTWAVYWIFNTRLKGDPLVGLLICFLFGMPWIIAATAIASDFSPAGIEGLLGAAYIGLVEMGFAYILWLKALKLAENTAAVSNISYLSPFLSLFFIANILQESIHPTTYVGLVMIVFAVVLQQHKPSAKKLSKPKYTEPSANREPSAQKEPSVQKELPVGQG, from the coding sequence ATGACATCTCAATCCAAGGCATGCAGTTACGCTCTGGCCACTGCGCTGTTATGGTCAACCATCGCAACAGCGTTCAAACTAACTCTTGATTATCTTGACCCCTGGCAACTGGTTTTCTGGTCAGTTCTGACATCTACCCTGCTGCTTGGAAGCATTGTCCTGTTGCAAAAAAAAGGCAAACTGTTAATCCGTCAGGCCCGGGAATCATTCTGGCTCTACGCCTTTCTCGGTATACTCAACCCCTTTCTTTATCATATCTTTCTGTTCGGAGCTTATGAACTCCTGCCTGCCCAGCAGGCGCAGGCGCTTAACTACAGCTGGCCTGTTGCACTAAGTCTGCTTGCTGTTCCGTTTCTGGGAAAAGTCCTTAGTCGTAAAGACGTCTTTTGTTGTCTGGTTGCCTATCTGGGCGTACTGATTATCAGCACCCGTGGTCAACTGCAAAGTCTTGACTTTGGCAGCCCCCTCGGTGTTGTTCTTGCCCTTGCCAGTACACTGACCTGGGCGGTGTACTGGATTTTCAATACCCGCCTGAAAGGTGACCCACTGGTTGGCCTGTTGATCTGTTTCCTGTTTGGTATGCCATGGATTATCGCCGCAACCGCTATCGCTTCTGATTTCAGTCCCGCAGGTATTGAAGGGTTGCTGGGGGCTGCTTACATCGGTCTGGTTGAAATGGGATTTGCCTATATTCTCTGGCTGAAAGCGCTTAAGCTGGCTGAGAATACGGCTGCCGTGAGTAACATCAGCTATCTGAGCCCTTTCCTTTCTCTATTCTTCATCGCAAATATTCTGCAGGAAAGCATCCATCCAACGACTTACGTCGGGCTGGTGATGATTGTTTTTGCCGTTGTTCTGCAACAGCACAAACCCTCCGCAAAAAAGCTCTCAAAACCGAAATACACAGAGCCTTCAGCGAACAGAGAGCCATCAGCTCAGAAAGAACCTTCAGTTCAAAAAGAGTTGCCTGTTGGGCAGGGCTAA
- a CDS encoding OmpA family protein, with translation MSSPRSYSGVLIPVLFSVMISGCATDGSLKRWGQCALIGGGSGGIIGAAVEGGAAAAGGAAAGALLGGLLCAFTDKDSDADGVADRYDLCKNTPPGVEVGESGCPIDSDNDGVPDYQDLCPDTPAGMTVNEHGCPDSDGDGVADNMDQCPNTPAGVMVDDKGCPIDSDGDGVPDGLDKCPNTMKGAPVDRQGCYLKVSENLGEIHFRFDKENLDDASRQLLNSVSRKMKDNPDLKLRVYGYTDDSGEPAYNVDLSQRRAEAVRDYLVKQGISGDRIKPMAGGVILEHNDTRAGRASNRKASLVTGEE, from the coding sequence ATGTCCAGCCCCCGCTCATATTCAGGAGTTCTGATTCCAGTCCTGTTCAGCGTCATGATATCGGGATGTGCGACTGACGGCAGCCTTAAACGGTGGGGGCAATGCGCGCTCATTGGGGGTGGCTCGGGAGGTATTATTGGTGCCGCAGTAGAAGGGGGTGCCGCTGCTGCCGGAGGTGCCGCCGCAGGGGCATTGCTTGGGGGCCTGCTTTGTGCATTTACTGACAAGGACAGTGATGCCGATGGTGTCGCTGATCGCTACGACCTTTGTAAAAACACGCCTCCGGGCGTCGAAGTTGGAGAGTCCGGCTGCCCCATAGATTCAGACAACGACGGCGTACCTGACTATCAGGATCTGTGTCCAGACACGCCTGCTGGCATGACCGTTAACGAACACGGCTGCCCTGACAGCGATGGTGACGGTGTTGCAGACAATATGGACCAATGCCCCAATACACCGGCAGGTGTTATGGTTGACGACAAAGGCTGCCCCATAGATTCAGACGGTGATGGTGTGCCTGATGGTCTGGACAAATGCCCGAATACCATGAAGGGAGCGCCGGTTGATAGACAGGGGTGCTACCTGAAAGTGTCTGAAAACCTGGGTGAGATCCATTTTCGCTTTGACAAAGAAAACCTTGATGATGCTTCCCGACAGCTCCTCAATAGCGTCAGCCGGAAGATGAAAGACAATCCGGATTTGAAGCTCCGGGTATACGGTTACACTGATGACAGTGGTGAACCCGCTTACAACGTTGACCTGTCCCAGCGCCGGGCAGAGGCAGTCAGGGATTACCTTGTCAAACAGGGCATTTCCGGCGACCGGATAAAGCCAATGGCAGGCGGAGTCATACTTGAACACAACGATACCCGTGCAGGCAGAGCTTCCAATCGCAAGGCCAGTCTTGTCACCGGTGAAGAATAA
- a CDS encoding AAA family ATPase, producing MEIKQFQVTNVGRFSGMEIALAPTPKHSSNITVILGNNGAGKTSLLKSLATSLSWLVARIRSEKGSGSPIQEEVIKNGQNWASIEVHLEDDCGQRFNPDADQADYQFYWGLVKPRKGKKADASSWLSDVTRLADHYRTLLSKNDNADLPLIAFYPVERVVLDIPLKVKTKHTFSQLDGYDNSLNQGVDFRRFFEWFREREDAENESQIPRGVLESLQASVEEDLWQKLSKLNASSRDRQLSAVRNAISHFMPGFTNLRIQRKPRLHMSIDKDGQTLNVAQLSQGEKSLMALVGDIARRLAMMNPSLPNPLTGDGIVLIDEVDLHLHPKWQSTLLQRLTQTFPNCQFVLTTHSPLVINSAQNLLCYSLGDDELHELDSLYGLDANQTLALGLDSAYRNEQVQSKLDDLLDALQDGDLEKARKFQAALKQDLPEGHIELTKSDLLLRKLELRREKNR from the coding sequence ATGGAAATAAAACAGTTTCAGGTGACTAATGTCGGGCGATTTTCCGGTATGGAGATCGCTTTGGCACCAACCCCAAAACATTCTTCCAATATTACCGTTATATTGGGGAATAATGGTGCCGGAAAAACTTCACTTTTAAAAAGTCTTGCTACTTCCCTGAGTTGGCTGGTTGCACGAATCAGAAGTGAAAAGGGAAGTGGTAGCCCCATTCAGGAGGAGGTTATAAAAAACGGTCAGAACTGGGCTTCCATAGAAGTACATTTAGAGGATGACTGTGGGCAACGTTTCAATCCTGACGCAGATCAGGCTGACTATCAGTTTTACTGGGGGTTGGTAAAACCCAGAAAAGGCAAAAAGGCTGACGCATCTTCATGGTTGTCTGATGTGACAAGACTGGCAGATCACTACAGAACCCTGCTGTCCAAAAATGATAATGCGGATCTTCCATTAATTGCCTTTTATCCGGTTGAGCGAGTTGTGCTGGATATCCCCCTGAAGGTGAAAACTAAGCATACATTCTCACAACTGGACGGTTATGATAATTCCCTGAATCAGGGTGTTGATTTCAGGCGTTTCTTTGAGTGGTTCAGAGAGCGTGAAGATGCGGAAAATGAATCTCAGATACCCCGGGGGGTTCTTGAAAGCTTACAGGCATCTGTTGAAGAAGATTTATGGCAAAAACTTTCTAAACTCAATGCATCTTCAAGAGACAGGCAGCTAAGCGCCGTCAGAAATGCGATCAGCCACTTTATGCCTGGCTTTACTAACCTCCGGATTCAGAGAAAGCCGCGATTACATATGTCCATCGATAAAGACGGTCAGACGCTAAACGTTGCTCAGCTTTCCCAGGGAGAAAAGTCATTGATGGCTCTGGTTGGCGACATTGCCAGACGTCTTGCAATGATGAATCCATCGCTACCGAACCCATTAACTGGTGATGGCATCGTCTTGATTGATGAAGTTGATTTGCACTTGCATCCAAAGTGGCAGTCTACTCTGCTGCAACGACTCACACAGACATTTCCAAACTGCCAGTTTGTTCTGACGACTCATTCTCCGCTAGTGATTAACAGTGCACAGAACCTCCTCTGTTATTCACTGGGTGACGATGAACTGCATGAACTTGACAGCCTGTATGGTTTGGATGCAAACCAGACTCTGGCACTGGGTCTGGATAGCGCATACCGGAATGAGCAAGTGCAGAGTAAACTTGATGATTTGCTGGATGCGTTACAAGACGGTGACTTAGAGAAAGCGAGAAAATTTCAGGCTGCACTGAAGCAGGATCTGCCGGAAGGGCATATTGAGCTGACTAAGTCTGACCTTTTACTTAGGAAGTTGGAACTGCGCCGTGAGAAAAATCGTTAA
- a CDS encoding retron system putative HNH endonuclease translates to MRKIVKGQEPKIFTSWKRTNKGKNYRDLSHDVRAAINEANIKEQKGICAYCCDQIDASNSMNEHVEARKLNPARQLDFNNMVASCTRPGQCDNAHGSQSLPLTPLMDECETEIRFYLSGRVKGLTERAEQSIKVLALDNRALKEKRRFQLEALLYEGGSNPDEIKLLDSELVEILVEDLQEPASNQLQPFSPVLVNVLKHNALSSV, encoded by the coding sequence GTGAGAAAAATCGTTAAAGGTCAGGAGCCTAAAATCTTCACCTCATGGAAGCGAACTAACAAAGGTAAGAACTATCGAGATTTAAGTCACGATGTTCGTGCTGCCATTAACGAAGCGAATATTAAGGAACAAAAAGGAATCTGCGCTTACTGCTGCGATCAGATAGATGCCTCAAACAGTATGAATGAGCACGTCGAGGCTCGAAAGCTGAACCCGGCAAGGCAGCTGGATTTCAATAATATGGTAGCTTCCTGCACAAGACCCGGGCAATGTGATAACGCTCATGGCTCTCAATCTTTGCCTTTAACGCCATTGATGGACGAATGTGAAACCGAGATTCGTTTTTATCTGTCTGGTCGGGTAAAAGGTTTGACCGAGCGCGCGGAACAGTCGATCAAGGTACTTGCACTTGATAACAGGGCTCTGAAAGAAAAGAGAAGATTTCAGTTGGAAGCACTGCTGTACGAAGGAGGCTCAAACCCAGATGAAATTAAGCTTTTGGATTCTGAGCTTGTAGAGATTCTTGTTGAGGACCTACAAGAGCCTGCAAGCAACCAACTACAGCCATTTAGCCCGGTTTTGGTTAATGTCTTAAAGCATAATGCTTTGTCGTCAGTCTGA
- a CDS encoding IS256 family transposase, protein MSVDIDPELVEKLASQIKTQDDLAELSRQLLKVSVERVMAAELEDHLGYSKHAPEGQNSGNSRNGYSKKTLKGDFGEVEVKTPRDRNGEFSPQLIAKGKTRINKLDQQILALYSRGMTTRDIADALEEMYGADVSHNLISKVTEAVQEEVQNWQNRPLESLYPIVYLDGIVVKVHQDKRVVRKTVYVALGVDIEGQKELLGLWIAETEGAKFWLSVLTELQSRGLEDIFIACVDGLSGFPEAINTVYPKAQIQLCIVHQVRNSLKYVSYKDRKAVSTDLKKIYQSATVDEAERELSAFEVTWDDKFPSIGKSWRNNWDNLITLFDYPDDIRKAIYTTNAIESLNSVIRKAIKQRKIFPSDNSVMKVIYLAMERASAKWTMPIRNWVSALNRFAIMFPDRFRQ, encoded by the coding sequence ATGAGCGTTGACATCGATCCGGAACTCGTCGAAAAACTTGCCAGTCAAATAAAGACTCAAGATGATCTTGCCGAACTCAGTCGTCAGCTGTTGAAAGTCTCTGTTGAGCGTGTCATGGCCGCTGAACTGGAAGATCATCTTGGCTATTCCAAGCATGCGCCTGAAGGTCAAAACTCCGGAAACAGTCGCAACGGTTATTCCAAAAAAACACTCAAGGGCGACTTCGGTGAAGTCGAGGTCAAAACCCCCAGAGACCGCAACGGTGAATTTTCACCTCAGCTTATTGCCAAAGGTAAAACCCGAATCAACAAGCTGGATCAGCAGATTCTGGCTCTGTACTCCCGTGGAATGACCACCCGCGATATAGCCGATGCCCTGGAGGAAATGTATGGCGCAGACGTGTCACACAACCTGATATCCAAGGTGACTGAAGCTGTTCAAGAGGAAGTACAGAACTGGCAGAACCGCCCTCTGGAAAGCCTTTACCCCATTGTCTACCTTGACGGCATCGTCGTTAAAGTCCATCAGGATAAGCGGGTTGTCCGTAAAACCGTTTATGTCGCTCTTGGTGTTGATATTGAAGGCCAAAAGGAACTTCTCGGTCTCTGGATTGCCGAAACAGAGGGAGCCAAATTCTGGCTCTCGGTTTTAACAGAGCTTCAGAGCCGTGGCCTTGAAGATATCTTCATTGCCTGTGTTGATGGACTGTCAGGCTTCCCTGAAGCCATCAACACGGTTTATCCAAAAGCCCAGATTCAGTTGTGTATCGTCCATCAGGTTCGTAACTCTCTGAAGTATGTGTCCTACAAGGATCGTAAGGCCGTATCAACGGACCTGAAGAAGATCTACCAGTCAGCTACTGTGGACGAGGCTGAACGTGAACTGAGCGCTTTTGAGGTGACCTGGGATGATAAGTTTCCATCGATAGGTAAATCCTGGCGCAACAACTGGGATAACCTGATAACCCTGTTTGACTATCCTGATGATATCAGGAAAGCGATTTACACGACGAACGCTATAGAATCGCTGAACAGCGTGATCAGAAAAGCTATCAAGCAACGGAAGATCTTCCCATCAGATAACTCTGTGATGAAGGTGATTTATCTGGCGATGGAAAGAGCTTCAGCGAAATGGACGATGCCCATCAGGAATTGGGTATCAGCTCTGAACCGGTTTGCAATTATGTTTCCAGACCGGTTCAGGCAGTAA
- a CDS encoding cyclic-phosphate processing receiver domain-containing protein, with product MKLFLDDERSTPAGWTRCYWPDEVIEFLRTDLVTEISLDHDLGDDDRGTGYDVLNWIEQAIVSDLFYPPHITVHSANPSAKSRMMLALGNIDKLYEQLKGAIHNKALNDPRIDLHVRLAEDRSISEETMIQLANDDHDWVVDVLSGNESLPKKLQALISEKDVDGEHNFRWSLASNPVLSLDLLHQFAESTDENLREIVATNLALPVDLHEVLVNDQSVPVRSELARNPSIGQAIQSILLMDDSSEIRGSLAANKRLAPEYRDILLRDPDIHVRCNIAVNPSISADIQQQLFEEHEPEIWEYMTCNYSLTPELQHKLIDTGNDEVVHILVCQPNLAEDVQLRLLSDPRIWVRNHLVGNRGITEAVRQRLSEDPEEGIRGDVASLGIMTLPMMRKLAKDDSELVRCYLAQNSSIPESVQLVLAEDESEEVRDALGGNSNLCFAARQMLKVNKIVETVIQIV from the coding sequence ATGAAGTTATTTCTGGACGATGAGAGATCAACACCCGCAGGCTGGACCCGATGCTACTGGCCCGATGAAGTCATCGAATTTCTTAGAACGGATCTTGTCACTGAAATCAGCCTTGATCACGATTTAGGCGACGATGACAGGGGAACTGGATACGATGTTCTGAACTGGATTGAGCAGGCCATAGTGAGTGACCTGTTTTATCCACCACATATTACCGTGCATTCAGCAAACCCTTCCGCTAAAAGTCGCATGATGCTGGCGCTCGGGAATATTGACAAGCTCTATGAACAGCTTAAGGGTGCTATTCACAATAAGGCTCTGAATGATCCGCGAATCGATTTGCACGTCAGGCTGGCTGAAGACCGCTCTATCTCCGAAGAAACAATGATTCAGTTGGCAAATGATGATCATGACTGGGTGGTTGATGTTCTTTCTGGTAATGAAAGCCTGCCAAAGAAGCTTCAGGCGCTAATCAGTGAAAAAGATGTCGATGGCGAGCACAATTTCCGTTGGAGCCTGGCGAGTAACCCTGTACTGTCATTGGATTTATTACACCAATTTGCAGAGAGTACTGATGAAAATCTCCGTGAAATAGTGGCAACAAATCTGGCGTTGCCTGTTGATTTACATGAGGTGTTAGTGAACGACCAGTCAGTTCCTGTTCGCTCTGAGTTGGCACGAAATCCGTCAATAGGGCAAGCTATTCAGAGCATTTTACTTATGGACGATAGCTCTGAAATTCGGGGTAGCCTTGCAGCTAATAAACGCCTAGCACCTGAATACAGAGATATTCTGCTTCGTGACCCTGATATCCATGTCAGATGTAATATTGCCGTGAACCCCTCGATTTCAGCGGATATTCAACAACAGCTTTTCGAAGAGCATGAACCTGAAATTTGGGAGTATATGACTTGTAATTATTCGCTGACTCCCGAATTGCAACACAAACTCATTGATACGGGAAATGATGAAGTTGTGCATATACTGGTCTGTCAGCCGAACTTGGCAGAAGATGTGCAACTTCGTTTGCTATCTGACCCGAGAATTTGGGTTCGTAATCATCTTGTCGGTAATCGCGGAATTACAGAAGCGGTGAGACAGCGATTATCAGAAGACCCTGAAGAAGGGATCAGGGGTGACGTTGCCAGTCTTGGTATTATGACGTTGCCAATGATGCGAAAGCTGGCAAAGGATGATTCTGAACTGGTGCGATGTTATCTGGCGCAAAACTCGTCCATTCCGGAATCTGTACAGCTTGTGCTGGCAGAGGATGAGTCTGAAGAGGTTCGTGATGCGTTGGGTGGTAACTCAAATCTGTGTTTTGCTGCCAGACAAATGTTAAAAGTAAATAAAATTGTCGAGACTGTAATTCAAATTGTGTAA